Within Streptomyces antibioticus, the genomic segment GTTGACGACCCGGATGAACGCGTTGCGGACCTGCCCGAAGCTCTGCCCGCGGTTCTCGGCGTCGTGGATCGAGACCGGGAAGACGATCCGGTCGATCTCGGCCGGTACGGCGGCGAGGTTCACCTTCACCGACTCGTCGTCGCCCTCGCCCTCGCCGGTGAGGTTGTCACCGGTGTGCTCGACGGACCCGTCGGGGCTGCGCAGGTTGTTGTAGAAGACGAAGTGCTGGTCGGAGAGGACCTTGCCGGACGCGTCGAGGAGCAGCGCGGAGGCGTCGAGGTCGTAGTCGGTGCCGGTCGTCGTCCGGACGTCCCAGCCGAGGCCGACCAGCACGGCGGTCAGTCCGGGCGCCTCCTTGCTGAGCGAGACGTTGCCGCCCTTGGACAGGGTTACTCCCACGGTGTGCTCCTCCTCGGCGTGCGCGACCGGCCCGGTGCCCCGGACCCGATCTTGAATCTACAGCACTGTAGAGATAGGGGACCGGGCTTCCACGATTCCCGGGCAGGCGTCGATACGATGGCCGACCGGGAAACGGACGGTGGCGGCGGCGGAGAAGGGACACGGCGTGACGGACGACGACCGGCAGCGCCCCCGACGGCGGGGACAGGGCGAGCTGGAGGCACTGGTGCTGTCGGCCCTGCGGGAGGCCGGCGAACCGGTGACGGCCGGCTGGGTGCAGGAACGCCTCGGCGGCGACCTCGCCTATACGACGGTGATCACCATCCTGACCAGGCTGCTCGGCAAGGGCGCGGTCACCCGCGAGCGCTGCGGACGCTCCTTCGCCTGGCTGGCCGCGTCCGACGAGGCCGGTCTCGCCGCGCACCGGATGCGCCGGGTGCTGGACGGCGAGCGCGACCGCGGGGCCGTGCTCGCCAGCTTCGTCACCGGTCTCGGTCCCGACGACGAGCGGCTGCTGCGCGAGCTGCTGGACCGGCCGGAGGCCGACTGAGTCCCATGGGCCTCTTCGTCTTCCTGCCGCTGGTCCTGCCCCTCACGGCCTGGCCGGTCGCACGGCTCGCCGAACAACGGCTGCACCCGCGCACCGCGACCCGGCTGCTGACCGGCGTGGCCGCGGTGATGGCGGTGTGCAGCACGGTCTGCCTCGGGCTGCTCATGGTCGTCGGCACCGCCCAGTTGCCCGGCAACCCGCTGCCGGACGCCTGGTCCGACCCCGAGGTCCGCGCGGCCGTCCCGCACGACGAGATCGCCGGCCGGGCCGCCGTCCCCACCCTGTGCGTGGTGGCCGTCGTCTGCGCCCGGACGCTGTGGCGGCACCGCCGGGTGCGCCGCCGCGCCCACCGCGCGCTGGCCGGGCTGCCGGCCACCCAGGTCGCGGTCCTGCCCGACACCGGGGCGGCCTACGCGTACGCGCTGCCGGGCGGGCGGTACGGGTCGGGGGGACGGCGGGGGTCTGGTGGGCGGTATGGCTTGGGGGGACGGTACGGATTTGAGGGCTGGCCTGGATCCGGGGGACGGTACGGGTTCGGGGGCCGACGCGGCTTTGGGGGCTGGCGCGGAGCTGGGGGACCGTACGGATCTGATGGATGGCGCGGCTTCGGGGGGCGGCGCGGATCCGGCGGGCGGCGCGGTTCCGGGGGCACGTACGGTTCCGGCGGGCAGCGCCGTTCCGGGGGCCTGTATGGCTCGGACGGGCAGCACAGCTCCGGCGGGCGGTATGGCTCGGACGGGCAGCGCGGCCCCGGCGGTCGGTACGGTTCCGACGGGCAGCTCAGCTCCGGCGGACGGCGCGACCCCGGCGGACGGCGTGGCCCCGGCCGCGCGTACGGCCGGATCGTCGTGACCTCCGCCCTGCTGGACTGTCTCGAACCGGCCGAGCGGCGCGCCCTGTTCGCCCATGAGCGGGCCCACCTCGCCGCCCGCCACCACCGCCATCTGCTCGCCGTACGACTGGCGGCGCAGGCCAACCCGTTCCTGCGGCCGCTGCGCACGGCCGTCGCCTACACGGCGGAGCGGTGGGCCGACGAGGAGGCCGCGCGGGCGGTCGGCAGCCGTCGCACCGTGGCCCGGGCGATCGGCAAGGCCGCGCTGGTCTCGCACGGCGCCGCGCCCCCGCCGGGCTTGGCCGCCCTCGTCCCACCTGGCGCCGCGCCCCCGCCGGGCCTGGCGGCCCTCGTCCCACCTGGCGCGGCACCGCCGCCCGGCCTGGCGGCCCTGGCCGGGCTGCCCGCCTTCGCCGCCCCGGCCCCCGGCCCCGTGCCGCGCCGGGTGACGGCCCTGCTCGCCCCCGCTCCCACGCCCCGCCACTGGGCCTCCGTCTTCACCACCGTCGGCCTGGCCGTCTGGTGCGCCGCCGCGGGGACGGCCGTCTCGGCGATGTCCTCGGCGAACGCGGCGGTGACGATGCTGGTCATCCTGCACGCGGCGACCCCGCTCTGAACCCGGCTCCCGCCGCGCCTCACTAAGATCATCGACGGGGGAGTGGAACCAAGTAGGCGCGCACGTGAGGGAGTTGGGGCGACCCGATGCAGCACGACCTGGCCGAGCGGTGCCGGGCGATCACCGGGACCCGCTGGTTCTCCGTCGCCGTCCTCGCCCTCATCCTCGCCAACGCGCTGGTCCTGGGCGTCGAGACGTACACGGGCTTCGCCGCCCGCAGGCACGACGAGCTGAAACTCGTAGAGCACTGCTTCCTGGCCGCGTTCACCGTGGAGATCCTGCTGCGCGCCGGCGCCCACGCCGACCGCCCCCGCGACTTCCTCCGCGACCCCTGGAACCTCTTCGACCTCGCCGTCGTCCTGTGCGCCTTCCTGCCGGTGATCCGCGAGAACGCCACGGTGCTACGGCTCCTGCGCCTGGCCCGTGTCCTGCGCGCGGCGCGCTTCCTGCCCCAACTGCGCATCGTCCTGGTCGCGGTGGCCCGCAGCCTGCCGGGCACGGTCAGTTTCCTGCTGGTCGGCGCGCTGCTGCTCTACGTGTACGCCATGGTCGGCTGGCTCTTCTTCGCGGCCGAGGACCCCGAGCACTACGGCTCCCTCGGCCGCGCCGTCCTCACGCTCTTCCTGCTGATGACCCTGGACGGCCTGGGCGACGCCGTCCGCGCCGGCCTGGAGATCTCCCGCTGGAGCATCGCGTACTACGCCTCGTACGTGCTGCTGGGCTCGTTCGTCCTGGTGAACGTGCTGATCGGCGTGGTGCTGACGTCCCTGGAGGAGGCGCGGGACATGGAACGCGACCTGGAGTCTCCCGGGGCTCCGGCTCCGCCCACATCGCAGTCCACTTCGCAGCCTTCTCCACAGCCCTCTTCGCAGCCCACGTCGCAAGAGGTCCTGCACGCCCGTGTCACCGCCGCGCGGCGGGCGCTGGCGGACCTGGAGCGGAGCCTCGCCGACCTCACGCCCCCTCCGCCGGCCCCGGAACGTGACCCCGCCCGCCCCTCGCGCTGAACCGTTCCGCCTGTAAGGCTCAGCCCGTGACCTACGTAGTGACCGTTGACATCTGCATCCCGGAGGGCACTCCGGAGATGGACCCGCTCCAGCGCGCCGGCGCCGTGGCGCTCGTCGAGGACGGACTGGACGCCGTCCGGGCCGTCGAGGGGCCCGACGGCGTCCAGGTCGACGTGCTCGACACGATCGTGGCCGTCCACCCCGGCGGCGCCCTGCTGAAGGTCGTCGTGGACGCCCCGGCCCTGGAGTTCGCCGAGGGCTCGGTCCAGGTGCTCGTGGACGAACTCCTGGAACGCACCGAGGTGTTGGCGGACTGGACGATCGAACGGTGCGAGGTCGAACTCCACCAGGACCTGGCCAGGGAGAGCCTCGCCGCCGCCGACGGCCCCGACGCGCCGCCCGACGACCTCGCCCTCCGCAGGGCGAGGCACACCGCGGGCGCGTCGTCCGCGCAGAACGCGGGGGAGGGCGCCGACGGCCCCGACGGCGCCGCGACGAAGGCACGGGCCGCCCGCGCCAGGATGCTGGAGCTGGCCGCCGAACTGCGTGCCTTCCCACCGGCGGTGTTCGGCGTGGAGGCGGACGACGACAGGCGCGCCGTCCCCGCGGAGAGCGCCCGGCTCGCCGCCGGCGCCCTGGTCCACGCGACCGACACCCTGGTGGACGAACTCTTCGAGGACGTACAGGTCCTGGCCCAGGAGGACGCCACCGTCGCCGAGTGCGAGGGCCCGCTGTGGCACCTGGAACGCCTCCCCGACCGCTACGCGCTCCAGTACGACGCCCGTTTCGCCCGCCGCTTCCTCGTCACGGTGATCGCGCTGACCACGCGCTTCACCGACGGAAGCTTTCAGCACCTGAGCTGTGTGGCCGAGGAACTGGCCCTGCGGTTCCTCCTGAACGAGGCGACCACCACCCTCGAACTCCACGACCTGCTCGACGACCACGTCTCCACGGCCCTGGCCAACCTCGCCGACGCGCTCTGCGTGGACACCGACCACGACCGCGTCCACCACCCGGCCGCTCTTCTCCCCTTCACCTCCTGGTTCACCCCGTTCACGGAGGACAGCTACGCCCACCCGTCGACGACGGACGAGCCGGAGGCGGCACCGCAATAGAAATGCACAGGTGCCTCATATACCCCTCTGGGCTCCGTTAACATGTTCGAAATCGCAAAACGAGCACATGGGCAGAGCATTGAGAGAAACCGGACTTTTCCGCGGAATCACCCCCCGCGCGATACTGTGGGCCACCGCCGCCGCGGTGGCCCTCGGATTCCTCATAGCCCTCGAATTCACCGCGCGCCATTACGACATACCGGGCCCGATCACCGTCCAGGCCCGCGAAGCGGTATTCCCGCCCAAATCAGGCTTCCTGCTCTACGCCGGCATGGCGCTGATGATGGTGGTCCTCCCGTGGCGGCAACGCCTCACGGCGACCGCCGCCGCCATCGGCATCGACGTCGTCATCGCGGCCGTCCGCTGGGCGGCGGACCTGGGGAGCACCGAGGGCCACTTCTTCGGCAACGGCGCCCTCTGGGTCCTGCTGGCCTACGGCGTCATCGCCCTCACCCGCCGCACCGGCCCGGAACGCGTCCTGCTGCTCAAGGGCGTCGGCCTGGGCCTGCTCCTGGTGGCCGGCCGCAAGGCGGGCGACACCTGGCTGCTGATCACCTCGAAGTCCCGCCCGGTCGTCCTCGACCAGTACATGGCGACCGCCGACCACGCGCTCGGCAACCCGTCCTGGCTGGTGGGCCGTCTGGTCACGGCGACCGGCGCGATCGGCTTCAACATCCTGGACATCGTCTACGGCCAGCTCGCGGTGGCCGCGGTCATCGTCTCGCTCTACCAACTGCGCAACGTCGCCGCCGAGCGCCGTTTCCCGGCCCATCACCTGGTCCGCACGTTCCTGGTGATCGGCCTCCTCGGCCCCGGCATCTACATGATCTACCCGGTCGTCGGCCCGATCTTCGCCTACGGCACCGGCGCCGCCCACTGGGAGTCCGTCAGCCTCTGGACCGACCCGCCCGCCACCGCGCACTGGGCGGTCGCCGACCTGTGGCCGAACACCCCGCCCCCGGTCGGCACCCCGCAGCACATGCCGTTCGACGAGATCACCCCGCGCAACTGCATGCCCAGCCTCCACACCGCCTGGGCGACCGCCATCTACATCCACACCAGAAAGGCCCCCCGCTTCCTGCGCCACGCGGGCACCTTCTGGCTCCTGGCCACCCTCGCCGCGACCCTCGGCTTCGGCTGGCACTACGGAGTGGACCTCATCGCGGGAGTGGTCTTCGTCCTGACGATCGAGGCGGCACTGAGGGCCCAGGCAAGAGGCTGGGACACGTCGTCAACATGGCTGGTGATGTACGGCGCAACGACGTTCGCCACCCTCCTCCTCACCTACCGCTACCTCCCGACCCAGATGGCCCACCACCCCTGGCTGGCGGGCCCCCTGCTCCTCCTGGCCATGACGTCGGTGATCTACGCGTACATCCGCACGACGACGACATGGACCCTCGACGCGCCCTCGCCGGCGAAGAACGAACCCCAACCGGAACTGGTCTGACCGCCGCCCGAAAGTGTGTGTGTCCCGGGGCGGGGGAAAGTGTGATCGAAGGATGAACTGGGCACAACGATCACGACGTCAACTGATCCGGGGTGAACGGGGGGCCGGGTGGGGGCAAACAGACGAGCGCGTCCGGACGACGGACCACAGCACGGTGTCCTGCCGGCCGGAATCCTCACCGACGAGGACATCGTCGCGTACGCGCGCCACTACGACCTGATCGTCCCCTTCGACCCCGAGAACGCGAAGTACGCCTCCTACGAACTGCACGCCTCGGCGAACGCTCAGATCCTCATCTACCACGGCGAAGTCACGGCCCACGCCCCGCTGCCCCCGGTCAACGGCGAACTGATCATCGCGCCCGGCGCCACGGTCCGCATCGACACGGCCGAGTCGATCAGGCTCCCCGACAACGTCATGGCCAACATCATCGGCCTCGGCCAGCTCTACGCCTGCGGCGTGACCGTCGCCAACACCTATGTGGACCCCGGCTCCCGCGGCCCGATCTACCTGGCCCTGACCAACCTGGGCAGACGCACCGTCAGAATCCCGGTCGGCGAACCCATAGGCCGAGCCCAGTTCCACCTCCTCGGCCGCGCGGTCCGCACGGCCCACCCGGGCCCGGTCTTCCGCCGCTCGATCCAACTCCGAGTGAACGGCGAGGAGTCCACTCCACCCTCACCGGGACAACCCCAGGACGACGGCTCTCGTTCCGTCCCCCTCATCGACACGTCGGCCGCGACCCAGTTGGCCGCCCGCCAGGAGTCCCTCGACCACCGCCTCACCGTGGTCAAACTGGCCCTCTACGCCATGGCCGGCGCCTGGCTCGGCCTCCTCTGGGCCATAGCCCCCACCAGCGGCAACACGATGCTCCGCTTCATCAACGGCGACGGCGTCCCCGACATCCTCAAACTCATCCTCGGCCTGACGGTCCCGACCCTCATCACCCTCTGCTTCCGAGACGTCCGCAACTCTTTGACCCAGGTGAGCCGCCGCCGAAGCACCACCACCTGAACCACTACCGTTCCCGGCATGAAGATCGCACTCTGGTCCCTCCTCACCCTGTTCCTCATCGCCGGCGCGATAGGCGGCCTGCTCGCCGCCGCAAACGCCCACAACACCCCGGACACCCTCCGCCACTTGCTCGCCGCCACCTGGTTCGCCCTGGGAGCCTGGGGCAGTTGGAGGAGAGCATCACGCCCCCACCCCACGGAACTCACCCCTGCCCGGGAACCGCACGGGAGACTTTGGCGGCGAAGATGACCTCCTGCGATGGGACTCCTGCTCTCGCTCGGATCCTGTAGTCGATCACCCCCATCTCCCCAAGGGCGGCCACGTCGACGACACCCCCAGAAGCGCCCCACCGCGGCCCGTCACCCCGCCGAGGGGCTTGTCGGTCATATGACCTACTCTTCGAACACTCGCCACACGCGGCGCACAGAGAACACACATCACCGCCGCGTGCGTGGCGTCCACGTTCTTTCGATCCGGGGGGTTCGAACCCGCGTGCGTCTCCGCACCCTTCCGACCGCCACCGCACTGGCGGTCCTCTTCAGTTCGGCCGCCCTCACGGCGGTGCCCGCCCATGCCGACAGCAGTCGGCCCGTCGCGGTGCAGGACACCGACGACATGGTCGTGGACGGCGTCCACCAGCGGGTCTTTCTCGCCGACCGGTCCGCCGGCCAGGTGCTCGTCACCGACTACACCGGCCGCACCGTCGCCACCCTCACCGGGCTGCCCCAAGTACGCGACCTCGACCTGAGCCCGGACTCCGGCACGCTGTACGCCGCCGTACAGGGCGCCGACAGGATCGTCGCCTACGACACGGCGACGCTCACGCGCACCGCCGAGTACCCCACCGGCGACAAGACCGAGCCCTCCCGCGTCGCCTACGCCGACGGCAAGCTGTGGTTCGGCTACGGCGATCAGTGGGACTCCGGTCTCGGCGTGGTCGACCCGACCACCGAGACCCCCACGGTCACGCTCGACCTGGCGGCCGGCCACGACTTCGCCGGCCCGCCCAAGCTCTACGCCGACCCCGACAACCCGGGCACGCTCCTCGCCCTCGACGCGGGCATCTCCTCCGGCCCGATCATCGTCTACGACATCTCCACCGGCACCCCGGCGATCCGCGTCACCGCCAACAAGGGCGGCTTCTACAGGGACGCCGCCCTCACCCCCGACGGGCAGAACGTCGTCGTGGCCGGTCCCGGAATCCGGGCGCTCACCGAGTACCGCCTCTCCGACCTCGCTGAAGTGCGCACCTTTCCCGTGCCCTCCGAGCCGGAGACCGTCGACGTCGCCCCGGACGGCACCGTGGCGGCCACGGTCCTCGACACCGACAACACCGGCGACACCTACATCTTCGGCAGCGACCCGACGCGGCCCGCCAACGTCCGCAACCTGACGTCCTCCTGGATGCCCTGGGGCGGTCACTCGACGAGCTGGACCGCCGACGGCGCGAAGCTGCTCGTGATGACCGGCGCCGAGATGTACATCGTCGACGAGCCCCGCAAGTACGCCCCCACCCTGACGGTCACGGCCCCCTACACCGCGACCCGCGCCAAGCCGCTGACCGTCAAGGGCAGCCTCAAGTCCGCCCTGCCGCTCCCTGCCGGCACCCCCCTCCAGGTCACCCGCACCGACCTGGACTCCCCGAACGGCAAGTCGCTCGGCACCAAGACTCTCGGCGCGAACGGGGCGTTCTCCTTCGCCGACACCCCGCCGGCCGGCGCCCAGGTCACCTACAGGGTGACCTACGCGGGCGACGCGACCCACGCCCCCGCGAGCGGCTCCGCCGTCGTCCAGGTCTCCCGCGCGCTGCCCGCGCTGAGCCTGAACAACAACGGCAAGGTGTACTCGTACGGCGCCGACGTGAAGTTCACCGCGCACCTCGGGACGACGTACAAGAACCGCAAGGTCGAGATCTGGGCCGACCCGGCCGGCGACGACAAGCCCGAGAAGCTGGTGAAGTCCGGCACGGTCAACTCCAGCGGCAACCTGTCCGCCACCCTCGACCTGCGCCGCGACACCAAGGTCATCGCGAGGTTCAGGGGCGACGCCCGCTACAGCAGCCGCGCGGTGGTGGTCAACGTCGGCACCAAGGTGAAGGTGTCCACGGCGGTCAGCGGCCACTACAAGACCAAGTCGACGTGGGGTCACACGTACCACTTCTTCCGCAAGACCAAGAACCCGGTCTTCACGACGACGATGACCGCCTACCCGGGCCGCAAGCAGGGCCTCGAGTTCCAGATCTACTACAACGGCGTCTGGTACGACGGCGGCTCCGAATACTTCCCGCTCAGCAGCTCCGGCGTCTCCAAGGTCACCCTCACCGGCCCCCACGAGACGGGCTGGCGCATGCGTGTCCGCTCCAAGTACGTCGACGACATCTCCGGCGACACCGTCAACTCCACGACGTACGGCGCCTGGAAGTACTTCACCTTCACCAAGTAGCACGGCTCACACCTGGACCTGCACCTGCACATGGTCCAGCGCACGGCGCAACTCCACAGGCACGGGCCAGAGTTCACTGGCCCGCGCCGCGTCGCCGATCCAGACTGCGCTCGGCGTTCCCCGCAAACATCGCGCGTCCAGCACGTCGGCCTGAGTCAGTACTCTGTGCGCTGGCCTGTGACTAGAAGTGGCCACAGCCCGAAGGTGCACCGCATCCTGTGATCGCTTAACTGCTCTCTGGCTCCCCCTTTCAACGCCCTGACGTGGGAGGAACGGGAGACGGCTCTCGACGCTCGCCTTGCCATGCACGCTGGCTCGCCGGTACAGGCACTCGACAAGCCACTCAAAGCCCGCGCTTACGGAGAGGCCGGACAAGGCCCGGGGATCGATCCCGTTCCATGATTCTTACGAGGGACTCCTCAGCTCCCAATCGGCCGCAGAGAAGACCTCGTCCGCTGTGGCCGGATGTCCTTGCGAAATCAGTGCGGCGAACGGACCCTGTTCCATGTCCTTAGTCGTCGTGTGCGTGTGGTTCAGCAGCATCGCGAGCAAGGCGGTTGCCGTGTCGATGACCTCAGCCAGGTGCTCGATCTCCTCGGCATGGTTCGTCCGCACTG encodes:
- a CDS encoding BlaI/MecI/CopY family transcriptional regulator, with the translated sequence MTDDDRQRPRRRGQGELEALVLSALREAGEPVTAGWVQERLGGDLAYTTVITILTRLLGKGAVTRERCGRSFAWLAASDEAGLAAHRMRRVLDGERDRGAVLASFVTGLGPDDERLLRELLDRPEAD
- a CDS encoding dCTP deaminase domain-containing protein, with the translated sequence MGANRRARPDDGPQHGVLPAGILTDEDIVAYARHYDLIVPFDPENAKYASYELHASANAQILIYHGEVTAHAPLPPVNGELIIAPGATVRIDTAESIRLPDNVMANIIGLGQLYACGVTVANTYVDPGSRGPIYLALTNLGRRTVRIPVGEPIGRAQFHLLGRAVRTAHPGPVFRRSIQLRVNGEESTPPSPGQPQDDGSRSVPLIDTSAATQLAARQESLDHRLTVVKLALYAMAGAWLGLLWAIAPTSGNTMLRFINGDGVPDILKLILGLTVPTLITLCFRDVRNSLTQVSRRRSTTT
- a CDS encoding phosphatase PAP2 family protein, with protein sequence MGRALRETGLFRGITPRAILWATAAAVALGFLIALEFTARHYDIPGPITVQAREAVFPPKSGFLLYAGMALMMVVLPWRQRLTATAAAIGIDVVIAAVRWAADLGSTEGHFFGNGALWVLLAYGVIALTRRTGPERVLLLKGVGLGLLLVAGRKAGDTWLLITSKSRPVVLDQYMATADHALGNPSWLVGRLVTATGAIGFNILDIVYGQLAVAAVIVSLYQLRNVAAERRFPAHHLVRTFLVIGLLGPGIYMIYPVVGPIFAYGTGAAHWESVSLWTDPPATAHWAVADLWPNTPPPVGTPQHMPFDEITPRNCMPSLHTAWATAIYIHTRKAPRFLRHAGTFWLLATLAATLGFGWHYGVDLIAGVVFVLTIEAALRAQARGWDTSSTWLVMYGATTFATLLLTYRYLPTQMAHHPWLAGPLLLLAMTSVIYAYIRTTTTWTLDAPSPAKNEPQPELV
- a CDS encoding ion transporter gives rise to the protein MQHDLAERCRAITGTRWFSVAVLALILANALVLGVETYTGFAARRHDELKLVEHCFLAAFTVEILLRAGAHADRPRDFLRDPWNLFDLAVVLCAFLPVIRENATVLRLLRLARVLRAARFLPQLRIVLVAVARSLPGTVSFLLVGALLLYVYAMVGWLFFAAEDPEHYGSLGRAVLTLFLLMTLDGLGDAVRAGLEISRWSIAYYASYVLLGSFVLVNVLIGVVLTSLEEARDMERDLESPGAPAPPTSQSTSQPSPQPSSQPTSQEVLHARVTAARRALADLERSLADLTPPPPAPERDPARPSR
- a CDS encoding TerD family protein; this translates as MGVTLSKGGNVSLSKEAPGLTAVLVGLGWDVRTTTGTDYDLDASALLLDASGKVLSDQHFVFYNNLRSPDGSVEHTGDNLTGEGEGDDESVKVNLAAVPAEIDRIVFPVSIHDAENRGQSFGQVRNAFIRVVNQAGGQEIARYDLSEDASTETAMVFGELYRAGAEWKFRAVGQGYASGLAGIAADFGVNV